The segment GAGAAACAGAAAGATGCTTTGCGTCAGGGCACAGAGGTTTCCGAGCACATGATACGTCTTGTTAATGATCTTTTGAATGTTTCGCGCATTGAAGAGGGGCGTTTTGGATATGATTTTAAACAGGCCTCTATTGTAGAGGTTGTAGAGGAACTCATAAAAGAGGAGAACATAAAAGCCGAGGAAAATGATGTAAAACTTGTGTTTCGTAAGCCAAAACAGAAACTCCCGGATATACTGCTTGATACTGAAAAAATGAGAATAGCACTAAGTAATATTATAGACAATGCTATTAAGTACAGCCTTCCCGGAAAGAGCGTGGACATAGGCGTGGGTGTGCGTAATAGTCAGATAATAGTAGCCATAAGAGACCACGGTATCGGTATTCCCGAAAAAGATATACCCCGTCTTTTTTCTAAGTTTTTTCGTGCGGAAAACGCCTTGCGTCTTCAGACATCGGGTAGTGGCTTAGGGCTTTATATAACAAAAAACATAGTTGAACAGCACGGAGGAAAGCTTTGGGCTGAATCAGAACAAAATAAGGGTTCTATATTTTATTTTAGTCTGCCTATTCATAAAGAAAAAAAGGGGGAGGTGGTGGACGAGAAAGAGTTCACAGAGTTTCTGGAAGACTTATAAAATGTGTACAAGATATATAAATAGTGCTTAGGGAGTGGAAAATAGTAATTGTGGTATACTAAAAAACATGGAAACAAAAGTACTGATAATTACAAGCGAAAATAATTTAGTTCAAGCTTTAACTCAGCAATTTGGTGTGGCTGGATATAGTGTAGATAGCGCCGCCAGTATTGAAGAAGGTTTAATGAAAATGAAACTAAATAAACCAGGTTTTGTTGTTGTGGATATATCGGTTCCAAACATTGATGGTGTAAGCTTTATACAACAAATGAAACAAGCTTCATCACTATCGGCAATACCCGTTATAGCTGTTTTGGGGGCTGGACAAGAAGGTCAAGCCGATGCGGTTAAGCAGTCCGGCGCTAACGAGGTTATAACTCGTGCAGATGTAGAGCAAGGGGCTGTGCTTCAGAAAATTCAGGCACAAACAGGCGAATCTGTCGTGCCAACTCAAGGTGTGGCGAGTACCGCTTCCGACAAGGATATAATAATGTTTGTTGATGATGACCCATTTTTACATAAGATAATGACGGAACAGCTTCAGGAAAATCCTAACCTCGAGGTTATAAGTTGTATGGATGCTGAAACGGCACTACAAAAGCTACAAGGAGTAACCCCGAATCTTATTTTATTGGATCTCTTATTGCCTGGGATGAGCGGTTTTGACCTTCTGGTTAAAATTAAAAGCACGCCGGAATGGAAAGATATTCCGGTTGTAATACTTTCAAACTTTGGACAAGAAGAAGATATTCAAAGATCAAAAAAACTTGGCGCTGCAGAGTTTCTTATTAAAGCTCATTGCGTTCCCGAAGATATTATCGCTAAAATAAACGAAGTACTAAAAAAAATACAGGGTGGAAGTGCGGGACCACTTGCATAATTTAAGATGTCAAAGGTTTCAAAAACTCAGTTGAGTATGGTGTTTTTCTTTATAACAGGACTAAGTGTACTGAGCGCTGTTTGGTTTTTGGATACAAAAACCGGACTATTTGTATGGAGGATTGCTAAGGTATTTTATTTTGCGGGTCTTGCGGCTTTTATTTTTAATCTTTTCACATCTAAAAAATAGTAAAAATGGAGATATCCGGCGAAATATCAAACATGCTAAGATTTTTAACCCAGGCCAGCCTGGCGGTTGCCGGAGCAGCGTGCCTTTGGGGGTATGTCTTTTCCAGAAAAGCTGCCACTGGGGATAAAAATAAGAAAAAATATTGGGATCTTTCAGCAGGATTATTTTTTCTTTTTGCGGGGAGTTTCTCCTTTTTTGTTGTTGGGTGGTGGTTTATGGCGTTGTTTGTTTACCCGACACTTATTTATGGACATGAAGGCGTGGTGCATACAACCCAGGATTTCATACGCGCGGGATTTCAGGCTGGCTTACCCATTGTTGTTTTGGCAACAATAACAGGGTTCGCCGGTATACTTGCTTTTATCAAAAAGGCAGAATACTTTAAAGGCATAGCTCATAAATTTTTTGCGGTTCAATTTATACTTTTGAGTGTAATTCTCGCGCTCTCTTCGTATACAGGAACTGTCGGTAGGCTCCAGTTGTCTTATATTTTGCACAACTGGCATTCCATCATTACTCTTGGAACAGTTGTTGTTGTTGATTTTCTGTTTTTATACACCCTCCACAAGGACTCACTTAAGAGAGTTTTATATCCCGCCTATCCTGTGATGAGCGCTTTTATATGGATTGGTCTTGGAATGGACTTTATAAGCTCCGGTCTTTTTAATAACTTTGACCCCATACATAATACACAGTTTGTGTTTAACCAGATAGTTATAGCTATAATTATAATGAACGGAGCTTTGCTTTCTGTGTATCTTAATGATGCTTTTACGTCGTTAATCAAAAAAACAAAAGTAAACAAACCGAGCGAGGCATTGGAAGAAATAGTAAGAATATCAGGATCAGTTTCCATAGTTTCCTGGGTTACAATTACATTTTTAGATTTTACGAGAGTGTATCTTGACTTAAACTATCTTTTTGCGATATATATGGGTCTGATTGCTTTGGCATACCTACTTAAACCAGCAGCTGAAAAATCAGCATCAAAGCTTTTTGCATGACTATTTCACGTAAAGACACAGTATTAATAATATTGTCCACATTACTCCTGGTTGTAGTCTCGGGAGTCTTTTATTTTGACCTCAATAAACCTCGCACAGTAGATGTTTTGCCGCAAACAGTGGTTAAGGAAGAGATAAAAAATGATCCA is part of the Candidatus Spechtbacterales bacterium genome and harbors:
- a CDS encoding HAMP domain-containing sensor histidine kinase, producing the protein MVKKEKRRVKKQSKLRTRFTFLFAGSSLLPLVVIISIMEWWPYILADDNALFFVGALFVVSILFAVFFSSIASRSIVKPIEDLRKAAEQYEKGNFDFRISAETHDELGKLAETFNEMAEKVTQMYAREKYISDMKSEFISIAAHQMRTPLSAIRWTLSIIGNGSMGPLTEKQKDALRQGTEVSEHMIRLVNDLLNVSRIEEGRFGYDFKQASIVEVVEELIKEENIKAEENDVKLVFRKPKQKLPDILLDTEKMRIALSNIIDNAIKYSLPGKSVDIGVGVRNSQIIVAIRDHGIGIPEKDIPRLFSKFFRAENALRLQTSGSGLGLYITKNIVEQHGGKLWAESEQNKGSIFYFSLPIHKEKKGEVVDEKEFTEFLEDL
- a CDS encoding response regulator, with the translated sequence METKVLIITSENNLVQALTQQFGVAGYSVDSAASIEEGLMKMKLNKPGFVVVDISVPNIDGVSFIQQMKQASSLSAIPVIAVLGAGQEGQADAVKQSGANEVITRADVEQGAVLQKIQAQTGESVVPTQGVASTASDKDIIMFVDDDPFLHKIMTEQLQENPNLEVISCMDAETALQKLQGVTPNLILLDLLLPGMSGFDLLVKIKSTPEWKDIPVVILSNFGQEEDIQRSKKLGAAEFLIKAHCVPEDIIAKINEVLKKIQGGSAGPLA